A single Gopherus flavomarginatus isolate rGopFla2 chromosome 17, rGopFla2.mat.asm, whole genome shotgun sequence DNA region contains:
- the NRARP gene encoding notch-regulated ankyrin repeat-containing protein: MSQTELSTCSAPQSQRIFQEAVRKGNTKELQSLLQNMTNCEFNVNSFGPEGQTALHQSVIDGNLELVKLLVKFGADIRLANRDGWSALHIAAFGGHQDIVLYLITKAKYSAGSR; the protein is encoded by the coding sequence ATGAGCCAGACGGAGCTGTCCACCTGCTCGGCCCCGCAGAGCCAGCGCATCTTCCAGGAGGCGGTGCGCAAGGGCAACACCAAGGAGCTGCAGTCGCTGCTGCAGAACATGACGAACTGCGAATTCAACGTGAACTCGTTCGGGCCCGAGGGGCAGACGGCCCTGCACCAGTCCGTCATCGACGGCAACCTGGAGCTCGTCAAGCTGCTCGTCAAGTTCGGCGCGGACATCCGCCTGGCCAACCGCGACGGCTGGAGCGCGCTGCACATCGCCGCCTTCGGGGGCCACCAGGACATCGTGCTCTACCTGATCACCAAGGCCAAGTACTCGGCGGGCAGCCGGTGA